CTGCTGCGGCCCCATTCCTTGCTGTTCTCACCATGGCACCGTCTTGAAGTGCCCGCGCCACCTGCAAGGACGCCactctccctggctgccatgagctcGTCTTCCATGCTGGCCTGCAGAACGTCGGCGATGGACATCCGGCTGTCGGGGTTCGGGTGCGACGGCGAAGGCCCCCTCCTCGGTGGCGGCGGGCATTCTTCTCTGATCTCAGCCTTGCTGTCGGACTCGTCCGTTCCCTCAGCTGGGCCACCATTTGCTTCCTGATCATCGCCGTCGCTGCTGCCCGCCACGCTGTGCTGCTCCTCGCACATGATTTCCAAGTCATCCATCACCACAACCACCTCTGCTGCATGGTTGTCCCTCCCAACACCCTCGCCTGGACCACGGCCATCTGGCTCCGGCGTCGCCATACCCATCCCCATCCCCATCCCCACGGTGATGAACGTGATGTTGGAGCGGCAGAGAGGGCAGTTGGAGTGGGACTTGAGCCACTTGTCGATGCATTGCTGGTGGAAGGCGTGGCTGCACTTGGGCAGCAGCCGGAGGCTCTCCCCGTCCCTGAACTCGCCGAGGCAGACCGAGCAGTCCGTGGTGTGGACCAAGGCGTCGCCACGCTTGTACTTGCACAAGGTGATCTTGCTGATCAGGGCCTCATCCAGACCGGTCGACGGCGAGACGTTCCAGGACTCTTGACTCCTGGACTGTccatggccggagcctccaccgccgccgccgccgctaccaCCGTTGCCACGGGCAGCGCCACCTGAGCTGGAGCCAAAGACTATCCCCCGGAAGGAACCGAAGGTGCGGCAGT
The sequence above is drawn from the Panicum hallii strain FIL2 chromosome 7, PHallii_v3.1, whole genome shotgun sequence genome and encodes:
- the LOC112898870 gene encoding E3 ubiquitin-protein ligase Os04g0590900-like — its product is MASSPLAISGAQPTWVPYEAIKDCSQGLCSMYCPQWCYFIFPPPPPFDVGGPSPDDSGPVFSPLVIAIIGVLAIAFLLVSYYTFISRYCRTFGSFRGIVFGSSSGGAARGNGGSGGGGGGGSGHGQSRSQESWNVSPSTGLDEALISKITLCKYKRGDALVHTTDCSVCLGEFRDGESLRLLPKCSHAFHQQCIDKWLKSHSNCPLCRSNITFITVGMGMGMGMATPEPDGRGPGEGVGRDNHAAEVVVVMDDLEIMCEEQHSVAGSSDGDDQEANGGPAEGTDESDSKAEIREECPPPPRRGPSPSHPNPDSRMSIADVLQASMEDELMAARESGVLAGGAGTSRRCHGENSKEWGRSSRRASQDAMDSVPTKRLPPAGRSCFSSKSGRGRDPDLPM